The Mycolicibacterium flavescens genome has a segment encoding these proteins:
- a CDS encoding putative sulfotransferase, protein MSAPTAYLVLASQRSGSTLLVESLRATGVAGDPVEFFQYLPSTSQSPQPRQWFEGVTDESILRLLDPIDEGKPDLAPPEIWRDYIRTAGRTPNGIWGGKLMWNQTPLLLDRASRLPDRSGTGLLSAIRDVIGSDPFPIHVFRPDVVSQAVSFWRAVQTRVWRGRPDPARDARAEYHAGAIAHIVTMLRAQEEGWRTWFDEEGVAPMEVAYPVLWRNLSQIVGDVLEALGQDRRLAPEPVLERQSDQRSDAWVDRYRADAEKDGLPT, encoded by the coding sequence ATGTCAGCCCCGACGGCCTATCTCGTCCTGGCCTCTCAGCGCAGCGGCAGCACGCTGCTGGTGGAGTCCTTGCGCGCGACCGGTGTCGCCGGAGACCCCGTCGAGTTCTTCCAGTACCTACCGAGCACCAGCCAGTCGCCACAGCCCAGGCAGTGGTTCGAGGGTGTGACCGACGAGTCGATTCTCCGCCTCCTCGACCCGATCGACGAGGGCAAACCCGACCTCGCTCCCCCGGAGATCTGGCGCGACTACATCCGCACGGCCGGCCGCACCCCCAATGGAATCTGGGGCGGCAAGCTGATGTGGAACCAGACTCCGCTACTGCTCGATCGGGCCAGCAGACTGCCCGACCGCTCAGGTACCGGCCTGCTGTCGGCGATCCGGGACGTCATCGGTAGCGACCCGTTCCCCATCCACGTCTTCCGTCCTGACGTTGTCTCCCAAGCGGTTTCGTTCTGGCGTGCGGTGCAGACCCGGGTATGGCGTGGCCGACCCGACCCGGCGCGCGATGCCCGCGCCGAATACCACGCGGGAGCGATCGCCCACATCGTGACGATGTTGCGCGCCCAGGAGGAAGGTTGGCGCACTTGGTTCGATGAGGAAGGGGTTGCTCCGATGGAGGTGGCGTATCCGGTGTTGTGGCGCAATCTTTCACAGATCGTCGGCGATGTCCTCGAAGCGCTCGGACAGGACCGACGGCTCGCGCCCGAACCGGTCCTTGAACGGCAGTCCGACCAGCGCTCCGACGCGTGGGTCGACCGGTACCGAGCGGACGCAGAAAAAGACGGGCTTCCCACATGA
- the tam gene encoding trans-aconitate methyltransferase, with protein sequence MWNPDAYLAFAEERGRPYFDLLSRVAADAPRRVADLGCGPGNLTASLAQRWPQARIEAFDSSPEMVRAARDRGIDANVGDAGDWLPKPDTDVVISNATLHWVPDHPRLLVRWAEQLPARSWIAMQVPGNFDAPSHRTVGELVRRDRWAERLHDFPFRESPVKDPVEYADLLTDAGCTVDAWETTYVHVLTGGDPVLNWIAGTALRPVRNRLTDTEWDEFRDELIPLLDAAYPSRRDGTTFFPFRRVFVVAQVN encoded by the coding sequence ATGTGGAACCCCGACGCATATCTGGCGTTCGCCGAGGAGCGCGGGCGCCCGTACTTCGACCTGTTGTCGCGGGTCGCAGCCGATGCCCCGCGGCGGGTCGCGGATCTGGGTTGTGGGCCGGGCAATCTGACGGCCTCATTGGCCCAGCGTTGGCCGCAGGCACGCATAGAGGCGTTCGACAGCTCGCCGGAAATGGTGCGGGCCGCGCGGGACAGAGGCATCGACGCGAACGTCGGTGACGCCGGCGATTGGCTGCCGAAACCCGATACCGACGTCGTGATCAGCAATGCCACCCTGCATTGGGTGCCCGACCATCCACGCTTACTCGTCAGGTGGGCCGAACAGTTGCCGGCACGGTCGTGGATCGCGATGCAGGTACCGGGGAACTTCGACGCACCGTCACATCGCACGGTGGGAGAACTCGTCCGGCGTGACCGATGGGCAGAACGACTGCACGACTTCCCGTTTCGGGAGTCACCGGTGAAGGATCCGGTGGAGTACGCAGACCTGCTGACCGACGCTGGTTGTACGGTCGACGCGTGGGAGACCACCTACGTGCACGTGTTGACCGGCGGGGATCCGGTGCTGAACTGGATCGCGGGGACGGCGCTACGCCCGGTGCGCAATAGGCTCACCGACACCGAGTGGGACGAGTTCCGCGACGAGTTGATCCCGCTGCTGGACGCGGCGTATCCGTCGCGGAGGGACGGCACGACATTCTTCCCGTTTCGACGTGTTTTCGTGGTGGCTCAGGTGAACTGA
- a CDS encoding prolyl oligopeptidase family protein, which translates to MSQTEADPVDPPIPVPDVPGADASTGLPRRADLTLRQRFIVDSSAVADLALRTAIASLLATTMLPTLAGGLSRSQSRAEREQLQFYAGLAAAKDPTQSFPAPTSPPRVASRAANPLAEWIAKGQVQNIRFDSSFEAINPDLRTQCRGFERNNVVHAQHWRHDDGPHPTLCLIHGFMGSPYLFNGLFFSLPWFFRSGYDVLLYTMPFHGPRAEKGSPFSGYGFFANGFSGFAEAMAQAVHDFRSVLDYLEFTGVDRIALTGMSLGGYTSALIAAVDDRIQAVIPNVPVVAPDQTVDEWFPANKVVGLRNLLTGTDAELTGGATLFSSPLNYAPLVPKDRRLIITGLGDRLAPPEQAEMLWEHWDRCAFHWFPGNHILHVSQPDYLRRMTRFMKGFMFD; encoded by the coding sequence GTGAGCCAAACGGAAGCCGATCCGGTCGATCCGCCGATTCCCGTTCCCGATGTCCCCGGTGCAGATGCCAGCACAGGGCTGCCACGACGCGCCGACCTGACGCTGCGCCAGCGCTTCATCGTCGACTCGTCAGCCGTGGCCGATCTCGCACTGCGCACCGCAATCGCATCGCTGCTCGCGACGACGATGCTGCCGACGCTGGCCGGCGGCCTAAGCCGGTCTCAGTCACGCGCCGAACGCGAACAGCTGCAGTTCTACGCCGGACTGGCCGCGGCCAAGGATCCCACGCAATCGTTTCCCGCGCCCACTTCGCCGCCCCGCGTCGCATCGCGAGCAGCCAACCCGCTGGCCGAGTGGATCGCGAAGGGTCAGGTTCAGAACATTCGTTTCGACAGCAGCTTCGAGGCGATCAACCCTGACTTGCGCACCCAGTGCCGCGGATTCGAACGCAACAACGTCGTACACGCCCAGCACTGGCGACACGATGACGGGCCGCACCCCACGCTCTGCCTGATCCATGGATTCATGGGTTCGCCGTATCTGTTCAACGGCTTGTTCTTCTCGCTGCCGTGGTTCTTCCGGTCGGGCTACGACGTCCTGTTGTACACCATGCCCTTCCACGGTCCGCGTGCCGAGAAGGGCTCCCCGTTCAGCGGCTACGGGTTCTTCGCCAACGGGTTCTCGGGCTTCGCCGAGGCGATGGCCCAGGCGGTGCACGACTTCCGTTCGGTCCTGGACTATCTGGAGTTCACCGGCGTCGACCGCATCGCGCTGACCGGCATGTCACTCGGCGGATACACATCAGCGCTCATCGCAGCGGTCGACGACCGGATCCAGGCCGTGATCCCCAATGTCCCTGTCGTCGCCCCCGATCAGACGGTGGACGAATGGTTCCCCGCCAACAAAGTCGTGGGACTGAGAAACCTGCTGACGGGTACCGACGCGGAACTCACCGGCGGCGCCACCCTATTCTCCTCACCCCTGAACTACGCCCCGCTGGTTCCCAAGGACCGCCGGTTGATCATCACAGGTCTCGGTGACCGGCTGGCGCCGCCGGAACAGGCCGAGATGCTGTGGGAGCACTGGGACCGCTGCGCGTTCCACTGGTTCCCGGGCAACCACATCCTGCATGTCAGCCAGCCCGACTATCTGCGCAGGATGACCCGCTTCATGAAGGGATTCATGTTCGACTGA
- a CDS encoding type VII secretion protein EccE has protein sequence MTIRIALASLAVVLAAMAYPWETTPDWWIFGIAVTVVVVVFAWWRGQFVTNMIGRRLAVFRRNHSKPKPQSPKQATVVLRVDDPSGFGVPLLLVAGYVERFGVRSEKVRVTNRDSNGVRTTWISLTLDAESNLVALQARSPELPLRETAEIAGRRLADHLREAGLDAAPVDDADAPLIGKGREKWRGVRDEGGFVSAYGIPVDERLGERLDEVWSQSSETWTAVEFSGSAAHLTVAAVCAFRTPDPVRGVPVSGLTPHRGVQGPLLKALEPKAVGRLDVPAKPVAVDLLARTDWPAGYQAELSRT, from the coding sequence GTGACCATTCGAATTGCGCTGGCGTCGTTGGCCGTCGTCCTGGCGGCAATGGCGTACCCGTGGGAGACAACCCCGGATTGGTGGATCTTCGGGATCGCGGTCACCGTGGTGGTCGTCGTGTTCGCATGGTGGCGGGGCCAGTTCGTCACAAACATGATCGGTCGGCGGTTGGCGGTGTTTCGCCGCAACCACTCCAAGCCGAAGCCGCAGAGTCCGAAGCAGGCCACGGTGGTGTTGCGGGTCGACGACCCGTCGGGATTCGGTGTGCCGCTGCTGCTGGTCGCGGGCTACGTCGAAAGGTTCGGCGTCCGTAGCGAGAAGGTTCGCGTGACAAACCGCGATTCCAATGGTGTTCGTACCACGTGGATCAGCCTGACCCTGGATGCCGAGTCGAATCTTGTTGCTCTGCAGGCACGTTCACCTGAGCTGCCGCTGCGCGAGACTGCCGAGATCGCCGGCCGTCGCCTCGCCGATCACCTACGGGAAGCGGGCCTTGATGCGGCACCCGTCGACGATGCGGATGCGCCGTTGATCGGAAAGGGTCGCGAGAAGTGGCGCGGTGTCCGAGACGAAGGCGGATTCGTCTCGGCCTACGGGATTCCCGTCGACGAGCGGTTGGGTGAACGCCTCGACGAGGTGTGGTCTCAATCGTCTGAGACATGGACGGCCGTCGAGTTCAGTGGTTCGGCCGCGCACCTGACTGTCGCGGCGGTGTGTGCGTTCCGCACACCCGATCCCGTACGCGGGGTGCCCGTGTCGGGTCTGACACCGCATCGCGGAGTCCAGGGACCGTTGCTCAAGGCGTTGGAGCCCAAGGCCGTTGGCAGGCTGGACGTTCCGGCTAAGCCGGTTGCCGTCGATCTGCTGGCGCGGACCGACTGGCCGGCCGGATATCAGGCCGAACTCAGTCGAACATGA
- a CDS encoding type VII secretion-associated serine protease mycosin, with product MRDRLRTVVAATAAMAVVAVSSPVAQALTPPQVDPAVPPPSGAAGPVQLQSQRGPCVGAGVLPGSDPGAPSTNQKRLNLEGAWEYSRGDGQLVAVIDTGVTPGPRLPNVEPGGDFVESTDGLSDCDGHGTLVAGLIAGQPGADGFSGVAPGARVLAIRSTSSRFSPREIGENPATAQVALDVATLARAVVRAADLGARVINISAVTCLPATENIDQNELGAALRYAAVDKDAVIVAAAGNTKMGLNPGSACPSNPLSDPSRPEDPRNWAGVTSVSIPSSWQPYVLSVGSLDSAGRPSDFTMAGPWVGIAAPGQDIVSVGNGEGGALANGLPDERGRLYPLNGTSFAAAYVSGVAALIRSRFPELTAEQVRDRLTAGAQGAARAPSNLTGAGLVDPVAALTWDVTAAVAGNGEPEPQPVAAPPRPAAPDETPKVVAFVGTGVLALIAAVTAAVAVHRRRNLDNQAEAS from the coding sequence CAGGCGCTGACGCCACCTCAGGTGGATCCGGCTGTGCCGCCTCCGTCGGGCGCCGCCGGGCCCGTGCAGCTGCAATCGCAACGCGGGCCGTGCGTCGGCGCGGGTGTGTTACCCGGTAGCGACCCCGGTGCGCCCAGCACCAACCAGAAACGGCTCAACCTCGAGGGCGCGTGGGAGTACAGCCGCGGCGACGGACAACTCGTGGCGGTCATCGACACCGGCGTCACGCCGGGACCTCGACTGCCGAACGTGGAACCCGGCGGGGACTTCGTCGAGTCGACCGATGGGCTCAGCGACTGCGATGGTCACGGAACGCTGGTGGCAGGGCTGATCGCGGGACAGCCGGGGGCCGACGGATTCTCCGGGGTGGCGCCAGGTGCTCGCGTGCTCGCGATCCGGTCGACGTCGTCGCGGTTCTCCCCGCGCGAGATCGGCGAGAATCCGGCGACGGCACAGGTCGCACTCGATGTGGCGACCCTGGCTCGTGCGGTTGTCCGCGCGGCGGACCTGGGTGCGAGGGTCATCAATATCTCCGCCGTCACGTGCCTGCCCGCAACGGAGAACATCGACCAGAACGAACTCGGTGCGGCCCTGCGCTATGCCGCCGTGGACAAGGACGCGGTGATCGTCGCTGCCGCGGGCAACACCAAGATGGGGTTGAACCCGGGGTCGGCATGTCCGTCCAACCCGCTGTCGGATCCCAGCCGCCCGGAGGACCCTCGTAACTGGGCAGGTGTGACGTCGGTGTCGATACCGTCGTCCTGGCAGCCGTATGTGCTTTCGGTCGGTTCACTCGACAGCGCCGGGCGCCCATCGGATTTCACGATGGCGGGACCGTGGGTGGGGATAGCCGCGCCCGGGCAGGATATCGTCTCGGTGGGTAACGGCGAAGGCGGCGCACTCGCCAACGGGCTACCCGACGAGCGGGGCCGGTTGTATCCGCTGAACGGTACGAGTTTCGCGGCCGCGTATGTATCCGGCGTTGCGGCATTGATACGCAGTCGTTTTCCCGAGCTGACCGCCGAACAGGTCAGGGACCGGCTCACGGCCGGTGCGCAGGGTGCGGCGCGAGCACCATCGAACCTGACCGGTGCCGGACTCGTCGATCCCGTCGCCGCGCTGACATGGGATGTGACAGCGGCCGTCGCCGGGAACGGGGAGCCGGAGCCCCAGCCCGTCGCCGCACCGCCGCGACCGGCCGCCCCCGACGAGACCCCGAAGGTGGTCGCGTTCGTGGGAACCGGTGTGCTGGCGCTGATCGCAGCCGTCACGGCCGCGGTCGCGGTCCACCGGCGGAGGAACCTAGACAACCAAGCGGAGGCATCGTGA